The window CGCAATGGCCGAACCAGCAAAAGCCAGCACCGCCGGAAACCATGGCAGGTTTTCCACCCACTGCATAAATATCGCAACAAAACCCCACTTGGGCCCAAAGGCCTCCTTTACCCACAGGTACACACCACCCTCATCATCCCAGCCCGAAGCCAGTTCAGCCGCCACAAGTGCCGAAGGAATGAAAAAGCTGAGTGACCCTAGTGCCAGATAAAAAATCAACCCCCAGCCATACTCCGCCAGACCGGGCAAAGCACGTAGCGACAAAATTGCCGCTACGTTTATCATCATCAGAGTAAAAACTGATAATTTCTGTTTTGAATGTGACCGGCCCATTCTACTTCTTCAGGCACATGGTTTTGAAGTATTTCTTGCCGTCTCTTTCAATGCGTTCAACGCCGTGGATATCACTTTCATATCCGGGGAATACATTTTCGAAATCCTGACGCGCCATGAGGTAATCGAATACAGGCTGAGCCTTATCATTAAGAATCTCCCCGCCCATAATTACGGGAATGCCGGGAGGGTAAGGAACCACCATAACAGCCGGGATGCGATCTTTCATTTCCGAGAGTTCGACATATTCGACATTTTTGCGGACCACTGCGTGATAGGCTTCGGACGGCTTGATGGCCTGATCCGGGATAACCTGAAAAGCTGCCTGCATTTTGTCGAGCAGCTTGTGCTCCTTATAATAATTGTGGATGGCGTTGCAGTGATCTTTCACGCCAACCCCGGCATATGTTTCGGGATAATCTTTAACCAGACCGGGCAGCACAACATCAAGCACCATATTGGCATCATATACTTCTTTGAACTTGAGCAGCCCAGCCAGCAACGAGCCTTGCTTAGCTTTATTGGTGCCCATGGAATTGAGCATGAGAAAAGAATAGTAGTCGGTCTTTTCGCAGACAATGCCGTGGTTGATCAGATAGTCGGTAACAATGGATGCCGGGATACCTTCCTCTTCCATGGTTCCGTCTTTAAGCAGGCCGGGAGTTGTGAAGGTCAGCTTGATGGGATCGAGCATGGCGTATTCATCTTCCATGTCCTCGAAGCCATGCCAGTTATCCTTTGCGGAGAAGACCCACGGCTCCTGATGCGTGCAGAGATATTCGGTGGATACGTCTTCAAACTTCTTGTAATCCTTGCCCACTAAAACTTTTTCCGGCTGCCACATTTCAAAAAACCAGCTGTCCTGTTCCTTCATTTCACTGGCGATCATGGAAACTTTCTTGCGCAGGTTTACAGCCTCAACCATGGTATCGTGCATGAGCACTTCACCGCTGTCCTCCATCATCTTGGTGGCAACATCCAGAGAAGCAATCATGCTGTATTGAGGCGAAGTAGACCCGTGCATCATGTAAGATTCGTTAAGCTCGTCACGATCAATCTGCACATCACTACCGTCACGCACATGCAGCATGGAAGCCTGTGAAAAAGCGGTCAGCAGTTTATGGGTTGAGTGGGAGCAAAAAATGGGCGGATGATGCTCGTTACGGTCATCATCTGCCATACCGAAATGATCTTTATACATAGGATGGAAACGGGCGTAGGCGTACCATGCTTCGTCAAAATGCAGGTTATCAACGCTTTTCTGAAGCTGTTTCTTGATATTGATAACGTTGTAGCAAACCCCGTCATAAGTGGAGTTGGTCAGCGCGGACATGCGCACGCTTTGCTTTTTAAGATCATCAGGAATCAGCTTATTTTCCCGCACCTTGGACTGGATGGATTCTTCGGAAAATTCAGAGAGACGACACGGCCCGATTATGCCCCGCTTGTTGCGCCGCGGTACCATATAAATGGGATAGGCATCGGTGATGACCATGGCGTAGTTAAGCGACTTATGGCAATTGCGGTCCACAAAGGCGATATCGTCACGCACCAGCTGACTGCGCCAGATAATCTGGTTTACATTGGAAGTACCGTTAAGCACGTAGAAAGTATGATCGGCCCCGAATACACGAGCGGAATTGTTCTCGGCATCCCCTACAACCCCGCTATGATCGAGCAGAGACCCCAGTTCGGGAACAGAGATAGACAGGTCGGAACGGAAAACATTTTCACCGTAAAATTTATGCATCGCCACCCCGGCAGGACTTTTAAGGAACCCTTCCCCGCCCATATGTCCCGGTGTGTGCCATGCATACTTGTAAGCCTCGGAATACTTGACCATTTCCCCGAAAAAGGAAGGATAGACCGATGCGACATACTCCAGCAGTCTGGTTTCAATGCGTCCGGCCAGAAATTCAGCTGTTTCAGCACTCTTCCATAAGCATTCGTTGATTTTGCTCAACACATCGGTGGAAATGCTCTCCATGGTAGCCCGCTCGGTAAGCAGAAAGACAGGTATATTTTTGTTGCGTTTGCGTATCTCGTTCAAAAGATGTTCCGGGCTGTCCTCTTCATCTTCTCTTTCAAAACGGATATCCCAATCAATAACCACCGCTCCTAGATCAGCGCGGGATATGAAAATTTCAATGGCATCTTCATAACTGAATGAAGGATATACAGAGCATTCCTGTTCTGTGGCCAACTCATCTTCAAGACTGCGTAATCTAAGTCCTTCGTCATTATTAGCTTCAAACTGTGCCGAAACAATCAGAACAGGCCACATATGCTTTGTAATTTTCATACAGTCACTCCCCAATATTTAGTGGTTAGTCAGCAAAAACACCCTTTTAAATATTTTTTTATTAAGACCAGCAGTACACTACTTTATTAATTAAGACCATCTCCAAAAAAAACGGCCCGAACATCAAGCCCGGACCGGTTTTTACTCCACAAAACAAAAAGAGAATCAGTAACTACTTACCCAGCCATTTTTTCAGCAATTCAGGATGACTGTCCAAAAAGGCCTGCGCATTCTTCAGCGGATCAGCACCCTCTTCTTCATTTTTAAACATCTCAGCCTGCATCACGCCGATGTCCCAATAAATGCGATCCAAAATTGCAGCAGCTTCGGGGTAATCATCAGCAAATCCTTTGCGTGTGATGGTCACGATTTCTTCATCACCACCCAAAACACCTTTAGGATCTTCCAGATATTTCAACTCCCAACGACCAAACTTCCAATGCGGAGACCAGCCGGTAACAACGACCCATTTGTTCTGACGAATAGCATCACCAAGCAAGGCGGTCATAGCTGCACCGCTGCTGTCTTTAAGCTCAAGGTCAAGACCATATTCCTTGACCGCTTTTTCTGAAAGAAGCATCAGTCCGGCACTGGGAGCAATACCTACAATCTCACCATCAAATTTATCCTTATTGGCATTTAGTTCCGTAATTGAGTCGATAGTCACATATTTGGGGACAACCCAGCCCAACCTTGCGCCCTTGGTGTTGGCTCCGTAATTTACAACCTTATCCTTAACTTTGTCATAGTAAGGAGCGTGGGTGGCGGGAAGCCATGCAGCGAGAGTGGCATCAGCTTCGCCCATTTCAAGTGCCTTCCACATGGTCGCAATTGAAACCATCAGAATTTCAGAATCATACCCGGCGCGATCAAGGACCGCAGCTGCCAGATTAGTGGACGTAATAGCGCACGCATAGGCAGGAGTAACCAGCTTAATACTCGGTCTCTCGGCAAATGCATTTGTAGAAAGAAGAACAAGCAGTAGAACTAAAGGCAAAATCCGTTTCAACATACAAACCCCTAAACTTAATTTAAAAATCATCACAAAACTTTATACCACACATTCATGGATTCCAGACTGCCGCTAATATTCGTATTATTGAGCAGCCGTCCTGAGAACTCATAATCCCCTTTGGAAAACAAAGAATTAATTCCATATGAACAAGCCCGGGCGATGGTGAAAAAACATTTGATCCCGGACTTTGAACAATCATCCTCAAGGGACCGCAACAACGTTCCGGCAATCCCCGCCTTGCGGTAATCGGGATTAACTGCGAAATCGGTCATCTCTGCGCTGTTTCCGTCAGCAGCCACTTCCGCTGAAGCAGCACCTACAAGGCTATCCCCTTTATAAACTCCCATAAAACGCACGCCATCCCTCATTTCCTGACAAATAAAATCAGGATCAGTAATGGGAAACGGGTAAGTTTTAAAAGTTTGACCGTAAAGTTGTGCCAGCGCGTGCGCATCTTCCGTCCCGAGTCTACGCATCAGCAGGCTGCTTGACAGAGTCGAAGAGTTCCCTTTTCCTTTTTTGCTTTCGGCAACAGAAATTACACGATCAAGCTCCTGCCTATCGCTCTGCTCTTTACGCCACATGTAGCGATAAAAACTCAGGAAAACACCGTCATCGCTGCTAAACATTCCCGGAACCTGCGCCTCTTTCTCAAATCCGCAGGAGAGAAAAGGCAAAACCTGCGACTTTGGAACTTTAGCAAAAATCTTGGAAAGATCCTCAGTCACAGCCATGCTGATGAGCTCATCAACAATCTCCGGCCCGTCTTCAGCTGCCAATGACATCAAATAAATACGGTCATTATATGCCCCCATCTGGACAGTACTTTTGCCCACAGTCAGGATGGAATCATGCGACATTTGAATTGCGCTCCGCCCTTTCGTTATCTTCAGGAGTCAGACTGAGGGTATCATCCCAATCAGAAATAAGTTTTTCAATACCGATTGCTTTTTCCTCGGCTCCGTCTTCCTTGAGTTGCAGATTGCAATCAGCGCAATTGCGATCACAATAATTACTATCGTAGGATTCCGGCTCAGTGTAGGTTGTGATAACCCCTTCATAATTTCGCAGCACCACCTTATTGGCGGCCCATGAAACAATGTAGTTGGGCATCACCGGAATCTTACCGCCACCACCCGGAGCATCCACAACATAGGTAGGCACGGCAAAACCGCTGGTATGCCCGCGCAGACTTTCAAGAATCTCAATTCCCTTGCCCACTGGGGTGCGGAAATGGCTGAGGCCTTCGGAAAGATCGCACTGGTAGAGGTAATATGGACGGACCCGGTTCTTAACCAGCTTCTGGTTCAGGGTCTTGATCAAACGCGGGCAATCGTTGACTCCTGCCAGCAACACACTCTGATTGCCAAGAGGAATTCCTGCATCGGCCAGCTTGGCAAGAGCGCGTCTGGAGGAATCAGTCACTTCCCTAGGATGGTTGAAATGGGTGTTGATCCAGAGCGGATGATGCTTCTTGAGCATATTCACCAGATTGTCAGTAATGCGGTAAGGCAGAACAACCGGCATGCGGGTCCCGATACGGATGACCTCCACATGCTCAATCTCACCGAGTTTGGTCAAAATCCAATCCAGCTTTTCATCTGAAAGCATAAACGGGTCACCGCCGGAAAGCAGCACATCACGCACCTGCGGAGTGTTGCGAATATATTCGATCCCCTGCTCCAACTGTGTGCGGGAAGGAATGGAATCCTGATCGCCTACTTTGCGCTTGCGGGTGCAATGCCTGCAATACATGGAGCAAAGGTTACTGATATGAAAAAGCACCCGGTCCGGGTAACGGTGGGTCAGGCCGGGCACGGGACTGTCTTCATCCTCATGCAGCGGGTCGGTCATATCGCAGCGTTCAATCTTCAGCTCTTCCGGGCTGGGAAAAGATTGCTGGAACACAGGATCATTTTCATAATCTTCCACATCAATCAGTGAAAGATAATAAGGAGTGATTGCCAGCGGGAATTTCCGCACAGTCAGCTCATGTTTTTTACGTTCAGCATCAGTGAATTTAATACCAAGAACTTTTTCCAAGCCGGAGACAGCCCTGATTGTGTTACGGATGTGCCACTTCCAGTCAGTCCAATCAGACTTGGATGATTCATCATCAATCACGCATGCCAGTGTTTCCTGTCGTTCTGTATAAACAGTCATAATTTCCTGTATTTTTATAATATTTGAGAGAGGAATTCCTGCGTCCGCTGCTCTGCCGGAGCAGAGAACAGACGGGACGGGCTGTCCTGTTCAAGAATCACGCCCTGATCCATAAAGGCTACGGAATCCGCTACCTCATTTGCAAAATTCATTTCATGGGTCACAACCATCATGGTCATGCCGTCATCAGCTAGATCACGCATAACCGTGAGCACTTCGCCGACCAGCTCCGGGTCAAGGGCAGAAGTAGGTTCATCAAAAAGCATTACTTCCGGCTCCATTGCCAAGGCGCGGGCAATGGCAACCCTCTGTTTCTGACCGCCGGATAAAGTTTCAGGATACGCAGCGGCCTTATCAGCCATGCCCACTTTATCTAAAAAGGACATACCCAGATCCACAGCTTCCTTCTTAGGCATTTTACGTACCTGTGTGGGACCTTCAGTAACGTTGCCCAGCACACTCATATGCGGAAAAAGATTGAAGTGCTGGAAAACCATACCCACCCGGCTACGCATGGAATTGATTTCCTTTTCATCGCTGGGGACCATATCCCCGTTGATGCTGATCTCGCCTTTGGTATATGTCTCAAGACGGTTTACGCATCTGAGCAGCGTGGACTTGCCGGAACCGCTGGCACCGATAACCACAACCACATCGGAATTCCCCACATTGAGATCAATTCCCTTGAGCACGTGGTTGCTGTCGAACCATTTATGAACGTTTTCTATACTGATAGTTTCCTGCACAGTTTCTCCTTAAGCCCTGCTGGTATCGAGCTTTCTTTCGATGACGTGAAAGAGAAAAGTAAACGCACCGGTATAAATAAGGTAAAAGACTCCGGCTATGGTCAGCATTTCCATCATCATGAAATTGGAAGAGGCCAATTGCTGCGATTTAAGCAGCAGTTCATTAATGGTGATTGTGCTGGCAAGGGACGAATCCTTCAAAGCAATGATGAACTGGTTTCCCAAGGCAGGGATCGCACGCTTGAAAGCCTGCGGCAGGATAATCCTGACCATTGCCCGCGGGTAACTCATCCCGATGCTGCGCGCTGCTTCCATCTGCCCGGAGGAGATGGAGGAAATCGCGCCCCTGAAAATCTCGGCAATGTAGGCACCGTTGTGAACTCCCAAAGCCAGAACAGCAGCCGGAAGAGCGGAAAGCCCGATAAGGCTGCGCATGCCGAAATAAATAAACAACAGTTGCAACAGGAGCGGAGTTCCGCGAATCAAGTAGATGTATGCATGAGCGGGAAGATTGAACATCCGCTTATCGGAAATGCGCATGAATACGGTGATGAGGCCGAGGACAAAACCAAGAAGAATACCGAGCACGGTAATCTCAAGGGTCATCCATGCCGCCGGGAGAAAATATGGAATATACTCCGGCAGGCTGGTAAAATCGAAATACATCTTTTTTCCTTTGCTCAAAAAAAAGGAGGCCTTACGCCCCCTTATTCTTATCTATTTCTTGGTAATATCTACCTTAAGCCATTTCTTACTAAGCTCAGTAAGCGTACCGTCTTCATGCATATGTTTAAGTATCTTGTTCACCTCATCCGTAAGGGTTTTATCTTCCTTGCGAAAAGCAACAGCGATATCTTCCTTACGCAGCGGAGAACCGAGAGGCTTAATTTCAAACTTACCGCTATTCATGGCATTCACGCCCACAACACGGTCAGTGATAACACCGTCAATTACGCCGCCGGAAAGTTCTGTAAGAGTGTGGGTATCGTCCTTGTAGAGACGGATATCAGTAACGCCGAGGTCTTTGGCGTCCTGCTCAAAAGTAGTTCCGGTAACCAGCCCTACGGCCTTGGCCTTCAGCTCATCAGCAGACTTGAAAGGTCCGTCCGCGCGGACAAACATCTGCGCGCCGGAGTAGTAATACGGGGTGGAAAAATCCACGACCTTTTTACGCTGCTCCGTAGCTGCCATACTGCCGAGGATTCCGCTGTAGATGCCGGAACGCAGCCCTTCGATGATTCCGCTCCACTCGGTGGTGACGGGTTTCAATTTCACGCCCAGTCTTTTAGCAACCTCTTTGGCTACATCCACATCAAAGCCGACCAGCTCATTCTGCTTGTTGAAATAGTTGAAAGGAGGATAGCCGCCACTCATGGCAAAGCTGACTTCCCCGGCTTCTTTGACCTTCGCAAGTCCGGCTTTTTCCTGCTGAGCGCAACCGGTAAAAGCCACAGCGACAAACAGCGTGAACACCGCAAGGTATAAGGCAGCAAAACGTTTCATGTTTTCTCCTGAATATGTGAACTAATTTTGAGGATACACACTCTTATATATCATTA is drawn from Desulfovibrio sp. JC022 and contains these coding sequences:
- a CDS encoding Orn/Lys/Arg decarboxylase N-terminal domain-containing protein; the protein is MKITKHMWPVLIVSAQFEANNDEGLRLRSLEDELATEQECSVYPSFSYEDAIEIFISRADLGAVVIDWDIRFEREDEEDSPEHLLNEIRKRNKNIPVFLLTERATMESISTDVLSKINECLWKSAETAEFLAGRIETRLLEYVASVYPSFFGEMVKYSEAYKYAWHTPGHMGGEGFLKSPAGVAMHKFYGENVFRSDLSISVPELGSLLDHSGVVGDAENNSARVFGADHTFYVLNGTSNVNQIIWRSQLVRDDIAFVDRNCHKSLNYAMVITDAYPIYMVPRRNKRGIIGPCRLSEFSEESIQSKVRENKLIPDDLKKQSVRMSALTNSTYDGVCYNVINIKKQLQKSVDNLHFDEAWYAYARFHPMYKDHFGMADDDRNEHHPPIFCSHSTHKLLTAFSQASMLHVRDGSDVQIDRDELNESYMMHGSTSPQYSMIASLDVATKMMEDSGEVLMHDTMVEAVNLRKKVSMIASEMKEQDSWFFEMWQPEKVLVGKDYKKFEDVSTEYLCTHQEPWVFSAKDNWHGFEDMEDEYAMLDPIKLTFTTPGLLKDGTMEEEGIPASIVTDYLINHGIVCEKTDYYSFLMLNSMGTNKAKQGSLLAGLLKFKEVYDANMVLDVVLPGLVKDYPETYAGVGVKDHCNAIHNYYKEHKLLDKMQAAFQVIPDQAIKPSEAYHAVVRKNVEYVELSEMKDRIPAVMVVPYPPGIPVIMGGEILNDKAQPVFDYLMARQDFENVFPGYESDIHGVERIERDGKKYFKTMCLKK
- a CDS encoding glycine betaine ABC transporter substrate-binding protein yields the protein MLKRILPLVLLLVLLSTNAFAERPSIKLVTPAYACAITSTNLAAAVLDRAGYDSEILMVSIATMWKALEMGEADATLAAWLPATHAPYYDKVKDKVVNYGANTKGARLGWVVPKYVTIDSITELNANKDKFDGEIVGIAPSAGLMLLSEKAVKEYGLDLELKDSSGAAMTALLGDAIRQNKWVVVTGWSPHWKFGRWELKYLEDPKGVLGGDEEIVTITRKGFADDYPEAAAILDRIYWDIGVMQAEMFKNEEEGADPLKNAQAFLDSHPELLKKWLGK
- the ablB gene encoding putative beta-lysine N-acetyltransferase; this encodes MSHDSILTVGKSTVQMGAYNDRIYLMSLAAEDGPEIVDELISMAVTEDLSKIFAKVPKSQVLPFLSCGFEKEAQVPGMFSSDDGVFLSFYRYMWRKEQSDRQELDRVISVAESKKGKGNSSTLSSSLLMRRLGTEDAHALAQLYGQTFKTYPFPITDPDFICQEMRDGVRFMGVYKGDSLVGAASAEVAADGNSAEMTDFAVNPDYRKAGIAGTLLRSLEDDCSKSGIKCFFTIARACSYGINSLFSKGDYEFSGRLLNNTNISGSLESMNVWYKVL
- the ablA gene encoding lysine 2,3-aminomutase — protein: MTVYTERQETLACVIDDESSKSDWTDWKWHIRNTIRAVSGLEKVLGIKFTDAERKKHELTVRKFPLAITPYYLSLIDVEDYENDPVFQQSFPSPEELKIERCDMTDPLHEDEDSPVPGLTHRYPDRVLFHISNLCSMYCRHCTRKRKVGDQDSIPSRTQLEQGIEYIRNTPQVRDVLLSGGDPFMLSDEKLDWILTKLGEIEHVEVIRIGTRMPVVLPYRITDNLVNMLKKHHPLWINTHFNHPREVTDSSRRALAKLADAGIPLGNQSVLLAGVNDCPRLIKTLNQKLVKNRVRPYYLYQCDLSEGLSHFRTPVGKGIEILESLRGHTSGFAVPTYVVDAPGGGGKIPVMPNYIVSWAANKVVLRNYEGVITTYTEPESYDSNYCDRNCADCNLQLKEDGAEEKAIGIEKLISDWDDTLSLTPEDNERAERNSNVA
- a CDS encoding amino acid ABC transporter ATP-binding protein, whose translation is MQETISIENVHKWFDSNHVLKGIDLNVGNSDVVVVIGASGSGKSTLLRCVNRLETYTKGEISINGDMVPSDEKEINSMRSRVGMVFQHFNLFPHMSVLGNVTEGPTQVRKMPKKEAVDLGMSFLDKVGMADKAAAYPETLSGGQKQRVAIARALAMEPEVMLFDEPTSALDPELVGEVLTVMRDLADDGMTMMVVTHEMNFANEVADSVAFMDQGVILEQDSPSRLFSAPAEQRTQEFLSQIL
- a CDS encoding amino acid ABC transporter permease; the protein is MYFDFTSLPEYIPYFLPAAWMTLEITVLGILLGFVLGLITVFMRISDKRMFNLPAHAYIYLIRGTPLLLQLLFIYFGMRSLIGLSALPAAVLALGVHNGAYIAEIFRGAISSISSGQMEAARSIGMSYPRAMVRIILPQAFKRAIPALGNQFIIALKDSSLASTITINELLLKSQQLASSNFMMMEMLTIAGVFYLIYTGAFTFLFHVIERKLDTSRA
- a CDS encoding ABC transporter substrate-binding protein translates to MKRFAALYLAVFTLFVAVAFTGCAQQEKAGLAKVKEAGEVSFAMSGGYPPFNYFNKQNELVGFDVDVAKEVAKRLGVKLKPVTTEWSGIIEGLRSGIYSGILGSMAATEQRKKVVDFSTPYYYSGAQMFVRADGPFKSADELKAKAVGLVTGTTFEQDAKDLGVTDIRLYKDDTHTLTELSGGVIDGVITDRVVGVNAMNSGKFEIKPLGSPLRKEDIAVAFRKEDKTLTDEVNKILKHMHEDGTLTELSKKWLKVDITKK